The DNA region cgcgcatcaagtgcgccaactgtggaggtaaccataccagcaactaccgtggatgcagcgcacggaaaaactacctcgaggagcagaaaaagaggaagaagaaagcagcagcgtcccaccctcctcagcgaagtacgagcgtaaccgtgacggcagctggtcatcgttcggttccagcggacagctcagcgttccctcctggatgggggcgatcgttcgccagcgtggtcgctgccggtagcggcaatgcggtccagcaagaagttaccggggaagatctctttaccctgccagagttctttgctctcgcaggggagatgatgacgcgatttcggacctgccgtaacaaagcggagcaattcctggcccttggggagctgatgatcaagcacatctacaaaggataaaaatCTGTGATCTAGTTctaagctttctctatttctatcccctttcccttgcaatctcagtaagttttttttaaatttttcttactcttggtgacacttttatttacaagcaataattgttccaaaatggattatgatgtaacacacagctgaaaggatctccaaaactctgttatgtacctcaaaagcacttattgtatcttgattattcaccaataaaaccgaattgaattgaattgaaaattaaatttttatcgcaaaaaatttaaaattttattatttgttaaaaaattgtttctgTTCTGAAGTCCTGGAAGTTCTGAAGTCAGTTGGGTTTTGTATCATCGATTACAATTAGCATTCAAACTAACTTCCCCGTCAGAGGGACCCTAATTCTGCCTCCACAGcctaggcaaaaaaaaacaaattatttttaattgagtTTAAAATCCCGATTTTAATGCACACAcagattaagtttttttaaagcacACACACTAActctcattactgaattcagtaagatttactgaaatctgcactaggtactattttcagtaaatgaaaacttgttgaaatttcagcaaacttcGACAACTCGGTACCAAGTTATTGCAACGAAAAacttactgaaaatttcagaagtACAGTTTTCTgtaaatattaactgaaaacgaacatcagaatttgTTGTGCAATGACACTTTGAACGACCACgagtttgaaatgtttttttttttttaattaattttgggaaattggaacGTGGTCTTTCTTGAAAGAAATCATCTTGCTTGACAACCCGTTCCCAGGGGATTTAAGTTGATCCATCGCAAAATGTCGCTTGCCAactctcgcttactttttcataagtgctatgtacataggaaacccatggcgcattggttgtttttaaaaagtactctagaattatttgtacacacttagaatttttagtcgaattcggtagttgaaaatCGGTGAAcgatctgtcaaaatgaacaacatTTTACCGAGTTTCGGTTGtacgatgaacaataatgaactttATTACCGAATTTTGGTatgtttttaccgaattcgttaATTTACCGGTAAGTTACCGGACTGTTCAGCAGTTGATAATTCGGtaaattttaccgaattcggtaaaataaATCTCAGTGTGTATGCATGAAAATCAAGAACAATTCTTGAGTGATCAGAATTTTCTTCTGGGAAGTCTTTTAtcgttttatgtaaaaaataaaatagagcTTTCAGACCCTATTGTTTAgagtctggattttttttatctcatgCGTTCCAGACTGtcaaattccaaaacgtcaatAATTATTTTCGGTTCGCagcttttgttcgtgtttgaagtttcgatctGGGGCTTTGTAAAATACCATCTAGGAATAAATAGAGAGAATGTGTATGTTTTTAGTTAGCAAATGtacaaaaaacatgattttgcaCTTCTTGCGAGATTTCAGAAACAAacttggttgaaaatttaaaattaatataataCCCAACCTTTTAAAACTACATGAAATTGATAACATACACATTTAGATTGTTTTACCGAATTCTGTAGTTGATAATTCTGTAAAGTTTAGTTCGGTAAACCAATGAATGAACAACATTTTACCGAATATCGGTTGTACGAAGAACAATAATGATCTTCATTACCGAATTTGGTAACTatcagtttaccgaactgttaagcagttgaaaattcggtaaactttaGCGAAttcggtgaaaaaaaaatctaagtgtataGATAATATTTATGtcctacaaatttcaaaataaaagttgatAGCTTAAACAGTCACGATTCACAATGCTTAGAAAGAGCTAAATCCTAGGTTAAAACTAAACCACAATGCGTAAATACAGCACTATCATGTGACACAAGAAAGTTCCGCAACGGAAACCACATTCCATACAAAACCTTCTTATTCGTCACCACCAACATCAGTGCAGAGTGAAAACTCCCCAAATGTCCCGCTTTATTTTATGGTCATTGCATTTCCAGTGAACTTTTGCTCGTTCCAATTGCGTCACATGACAAAACGTGATAACGACACCttgcaattttttatttatttttttttcgcgcgaTCTTATTCGCGATACAAATAACTCAATTGGATACCTCTCGCTCGGGCACAGGTTTGTCACCAGCCCGCAAAAAATGGCGTGAATCATCCACGTATCGTCAATTTGATACCGGACGGATGGCTGGAATTCCCGCGACAAGTTTCTTTGAGTGATCGTGCTTAAGTTAGACATTGTCACTAGCTGAGTGTGATCCAGTTGAAAACGGCAATATTGTTAGCACGGATTATATGCATGGTGACTCCATTGCTGGAAATTccatatttcaataatttagattttttattgaacttaatTTGAGAATgccaaaattcaattcaaataatgtcttaggcttcatccataaagtacgtcacgctaaaatcagccaaaatttacccccctccccccctttgtcacacttttcctatacttataacattgAATGTTAAGCTTGcgcagaccccccctccccccctagagcgtgacatactttatggatgacgccttagtcATTTATAAATTCTCTCGCATATTTGGTTATATTTGGCTTCTAGACACCATTTTATGTAACATTTGCACGACTTCCAAGATCCTAAGAcaattattgtttaaaaaaaacacacacacaaattacTTGTACATGACGACTCTATTTTGTCGTTTGTTTCGATTTCCGGTCAAAGCTGGCGAGCTTGAAGGGATCGGCGTCTCTTCCAAGGTTATCCCTCTTCTCGATCATCAGCTGTCAAACCACTATCAAAGTAGGCATCAACCAGCAAAGTTCACAATCTTTCTCCAACCACGTGTTTTCATCAACCGGCAATGAACGTCCTAAAGTTTTGCGAGCTCTGCTTCCGCCGCCCGAACGAGGTCGGCACGCTGCTCATCTCGTCCTGTCGGCACATGGTCTGCCGGCGATGTGTCACGGGCAGTGCCACCGCCTGTTCCGTGTGCCAGCGGGAAGCGCGGATCATCGAACTGAACGACGCCACCATGCCGGAACAGCTGAAGGAGTACTTTGACCAGAGCGACCAGCTGACCAAGTCCTACAAGGTGACCCAGTTCCAGATGGAGAAGATGGACAAGTTTATCGCCGGGAAGGTTCACCTATTGGCCAAGTACGAGGAGAAGAAGAAAACGATGAAGAAGCTGAAGGAACACTCGGACGCGCTGAAGAAGGCCATTCTGGAGGAAACGGCACTGATCCGGAAGCTGTACGAGCGTCGCAAGTCCCCGGGGGGTTCCCGCAGTACGCCTTCTTCATCAACCTCTGCGGCAGGAGGCTCAACGGAGTCACTGCGCGTGGCCACGCTGGAGCGGAACATGCAGAAGCTGACCGTGAAGCGCACGCGGACTCCGGCAACGAGCAGCAGCGAAAGTGATCTGGCCTCCAAGTCTTCCGGGTCGAAGCGGACCCCGGTTAGCTCGCCGGACGAGGTGTTCAAGGTGCCGACGTACTCGCCCAGTCTGCGGCGGGTGCCCAGCTCGGCCGAGCTTCCGGCCTCGACCCGGGATCGAATCTACCAGCAGCAGGTGCGCAACATGGACAAAGCCATGAGCCTGCCGGTGGGACCGAAGCTGAAGGTGAAGAACCGTGGGAGCGACATCGAGCGGGCTCGCAATATGCACTTTTGAGCATAACTctgttaaatttgaataaatttacgattttgattaaataatgtttgttttgccattttttatCCGTGAAACGTGACAAAGATCTTTACGACGGTGGGTTTTCCCCAGCCGCGTGTGTCCAATAAACAAACCTAGAGGCCGGTTCAATGAGCCTTTCTAGCCGCATGATCGTGGCCTGAGAAATTCTTTTTCGCACCAAGGCACACGTGTTGCGCGTGGTGTTGAATTATAACTAATTTACGACCACACCGCGAGACAATGGCCCCTATTCTGATTTTCGCATGACTTGAAGATTTGCGCTACTAAATTATTCGATTGAATCCAAGAAAAGGAACTCATACCTTTCGCACGCGGTTGCGATTGCCCGCACGATAACAATACGTGTGGCCATTAATTTAATTTGCTTTGGGTGATCGTAATTTATATGCTAAGACATGTCCCGGGAAGGAGGTTTCCCGCAGTAAATAATTCGCAAATACATTTTACACGTGGCAaatatgtaaacagtgcacactgGCTGTCAAAATTCTAACCTACAAACCGCACCTTACGCAAACATCAAACTATACAAAATTGTTGCAGAATCTTCTTCAAAAGCGATCcggaaaaagatccggcagcaacaTAGtactggtttgacgtttgcggagaGTGCCGAAAATTTTGATTGATGTgatcaatttaattttgaaattagtcTATACACTTAGAAAAATTAGTTCACAAAACGTGAATGGTTCATATTGatcgttaatttttcaaattataccTTTATTGGCTCAAacattgtgggggccttccctatgaccgaaGAAGCCATTGTGTGTCATtgtttcacccatacaagtctccatctaagaggtctccatacaattttggcacctgtccattattattaattttacgATAAGGACTATTCATGAAAACCATTTATTAACCACGACCGCACACTTTTTTGAATTCCcagacattttattttttacctaattttttaatgtaaaattgaattgaaaaagttcgatttgcgtgaaacatttggagttttttgattttgaaaaatagtgaccatgagtgaccttttcttttttcataaaattatttttttgctgttaaattgtctaagagacattgacgattgtacctctggttgctgagatcagcggcttaaagaaaaaaacgttacttaatccacatttaggtgcacagaaaaaaaaatgtgaatttactcgacacggaaaaaatgaatcgaatgtaaactcagttgatgtaaacttgagattcgacctatacggttgaatcacatgtaaaatcgtgtttttacgtataatttgttgcaaatttacatcaaattgcacttaaatttaaatgtttaatgacgtgcaaaaatgttacatcataaatgatgtaacattcggaaatatttttttgtgtgtggttGGTGCTTTTCTCTCAGTTATAGAGAGATaccaacccccctaaagtgtccacatggtttatggatcgcccctaacgtgatcgcagcaccaaataaaaataagtgatgattaaaaaaacagactGCCTACAGACATTTTGTCAATATTGTACATACACCGTCGTGGGGAAATAGATTGAGGTTATGTATATTCAGAGCATTTTCTAAATTGCTTGTAgtttaagataggtaagtcagatctttcttaatttcttaattcttaatccacaagaaaggtcatttcagaacctttctaaaaatatatgatATGGCAGGTTtccatgcaaaaaccacccttttttgcaaattgtgaaatttgtatgcagcagttttttaagcataacttttgatgtgctttactaAATATTATGAATTTCAATAGGGACGTACGGGActccaagacgaatcgaatgaggccaatacggtcaaaatcggctcagtcaggtcgaattaaaaagttcatttttcgagtgattttatagcctttcctcggtaacccagtcacgaaattttctagcagagctggttctgcccgaatcctgctagaacggtggaacatttctgctagaatgttgTAAGAATATCCACCTCTGTTAGAAcgctgctagaatcctgcttaaacgccgtgactgggaaggtgaggaaggcaaaatatatgattgtgatattttccgaatacaatattttgaaaatgttgaaatcaagactaacgttttaaaagggcgtaatattcaatgtttttggaaattgtctgcaaaaaggatttttggcgaattattGATAGTAGATAGCAACAAAATATATATACAAAAGTTTTCTCAGCAAAACTTGGGTAGCACCAGTTAATCCCTGTCTGCTAAACCAAATAAATCTTCACACAATAATTGACTATTATTTATTCTGTTGTTTTTGGTGTGGTGACTAAATCATTTTCTATCTGTTACGTTTTTCTTTTTGATTATGGATGATTTACCTAATCATGCCTCAGCAAATCCATTAATACCTAAAGCTGTTATGAATGCTGCAATGTTGAGTGATAAAATCAATATCTGCCACATGAATGTTCAGAGCCTTTGTGCTAGACGGTTTACAAAACTTGAAGAAttgaaacaaaacataattGGTAGCAAATTAGATATTATCTGCTTTACTGAAACTTGGCTTGATACCTCCATCAATGACTCCTTAATTGCAATACAAGGGTTCGACGTGGTGCGTAATGATCGGAATCGCCATGGAGGTGGAATCTGtgtatatttcaatcaaaaaaggtTAACGTGTCGAATACTTAAAAGTTCAAACAATTTAGCAACTAATGAAGGTCGTTATACAACTGAGTTTCTTATATTAGAAGTTATTTGTGGTGATAGTAGATTTTTACTAGCTGTTTACTATAATCCACCTACGTTAGACTGCTCTTACAGTTTGCGATCCCACATTGAAGAGTTTTGTATGAACTATGAAAGATCTTATTTTATTGGCGACTTCAATACCGATATTCGTTTTCAAAACAGAAGAACAAATGAGTTTTTGGAAACAATTTCTAGCATGTCACTTTCATGCATAAATAATGAACCAACTTTTTATCACAACAACGGCTCATCACTGTTAGATTTATTGTTAACTGATGCTCCAGATTCTGTACTTAAATGCAATCAAATTTCTATGCCTGGTGTTTCTAACCATGATCTAGTTTTTGCCACTTTAGATATAACTTCACGCCGCGAGTCTGTGGGTTATTGGTTTCGTGACTACTATCATTATGAACAGGAATCACTAAATGTAGCTTTCAACCGCATCGacttaaatgaatttaaaagtattcatgaCTCTGACATTCTtctcaacattttaaataatcgtTTATATATAATTCATGAACAAATTTTTCCTCTTCgctttaaaaatctcaatgTAATTCGTGGTTTAACTCTGACATTGAAAGAGCAATAATTAATAGAGATCTAGCCTACAGAAATTGGAAAAACTGCAAGAATTCTGCAAATCGAGTTCATTATAATAGAATGAGAAATCTTGTCACTTCTCTTATAAGACAAGCTAAATACTTTCATGATAGACAACGCATTAACACAAACCTTCCAGTTAAGCAACtctggaaaaatataaaaaacattggaatttcaagTTCAGAGTCATCCAATAGTAGCTCTGCTCATTCGGCAGAAgagataaataattattttgcatcaaatttctCTGAAATCGACAATTCAATTATTCATTATTCTCACTCCCAAAATTCGTTTCATTTTGGTCAAATTGATTGCAATGATATTATTATCTCTTTGTTTTCTATTAAGTCCAATGCGGTCGGACTTGACCTTCTTCCCCTTAAATTTCTTCAAACCATCTTACCACTAGCATTGCCTTTCATCCATCATTTATTCAATACAATAATTTCTACATCTAAATTCCCATCTCAATGGAAACGCGTGAAAGTTATTCCAATTCTTAAGAAAAGAGGAAACTCGGATATTATGAATTTGCGCCCAATAAGCTTGCTAAGCGTTCTATCTAAAGCTTTTGAGAAGATAGTTAAAGATCAAATCTCACAATTCATTGCTGATATGAATTACTTGCACCCATTTCAATCTGgctttcgcaaaaaccacagcACTGAAACAGCTCTCATGAAAGTTCATGACGATGTTGCGCTTGCAATCGATAAGAAAGGTGTCGCTATTCTCTTATTGATCGATTTCGCCAAAGCGTTTGATAGAGTTTCGCATGCTAGACTAATCAATAAATTAATTTCTCGTTACAATTTTTCTGACTCAGCCGCAAAGTTAATTGAAAGTTACTTAAAAGATAGGTATCAGTCTGTTTTCTCCAATAGCACTTTTTCACCTTTTATACTCTGTGAATCTGGGGTTCCTCAAGGTTCCATACTAGGTCCCCTTTTATTCTCTCTCTTTATCAATGATTTACCACTTGTATTGCGTCACTGTTCAGTGCATTTATTTGCTGACGATGTACAAATTTATTACTGTGTAGCTCCAAATTTAAACATGAGTGTAGTGTGCGAAAATATAAACTACGACCTAGAACAAGTGATAAATTGGTCGATATCTAATCTACTTCCCATTAATCCTTCAAAAACGAAAGCTTTGTTAATTCACAATCAAAGGGAAACACCCGAAACACCCATTATaaaaatgaatggaatagtgatAAACTTTGTAGTTGAAGCGAACAACCTTGGTGTcatctttaaaaataacttggcaTGGGATGCTCAAATTAATTCCCAGtgtcgaaaaatttacatagctCTGAAACAATTAAACATGAGAACTAAACATTTAGATACAGctattaaattaaaacttttcaaaacgttGATCTTCCCGCACTTTATATATTCCGATTTCATATATTCTAACGCACTGGGCGCTTCGTTGGACAGACTTCGTATTGCATTAAATGCGTGCGTTCGATATGTTTACAACTTGAATAGATATTCTCGAGTCTCCCACCTACAAGCGAATCTTATTGGatgcaatttctcaaaattctgTAAATATCGTTCTTGCGTTCTTCTTCATAGAATCATTAGATCAAGATTACCCCATTatctttatgaaaaattgattcCCTTTCGTAACACAAGAACCCAAAGTTACGTTATTCCAAATCATAACTCCTTTTACTACAGTCAATCATTCTTTGCTAGAGGCATTGTAAATTGGAACAGCTTACCAACCAGTATTAAACTCGTTATATCTAAATATACTTTCAAACATGATTTGCTCACCTACCTTAACAACACGAATAATTAATTAGTTTAAGAGAACCTATCACTGTGtaaaa from Culex quinquefasciatus strain JHB chromosome 3, VPISU_Cqui_1.0_pri_paternal, whole genome shotgun sequence includes:
- the LOC119770627 gene encoding zip homologous protein 3-like: MNVLKFCELCFRRPNEVGTLLISSCRHMVCRRCVTGSATACSVCQREARIIELNDATMPEQLKEYFDQSDQLTKSYKVTQFQMEKMDKFIAGKVHLLAKYEEKKKTMKKLKEHSDALKKAILEETALIRKLYERRKSPGGSRSTPSSSTSAAGGSTESLRVATLERNMQKLTVKRTRTPATSSSESDLASKSSGSKRTPVSSPDEVFKVPTYSPSLRRVPSSAELPASTRDRIYQQQVRNMDKAMSLPVGPKLKVKNRGSDIERARNMHF